A window from Saprospiraceae bacterium encodes these proteins:
- a CDS encoding XdhC family protein, whose protein sequence is MKEIRDIVVNFGKWQSQEKKCALATVISVEGSAYRRPGARMLISEDGMLSGAISGGCLEGDAMKKALLVINSQQPSLVTYDTMDEDDAIIGVGLGCNGIIKILIEPINHSDPANPIQILQNISQTRLATVVVTLFSNSEKSQTTSGTKLSIDESGKIFTHDISDHLLQIIKKNCHKVLENKRSIWLDVEGNDQKKTIFLEFVPPAIQLIIAGAGNDVQPVTDMASIMGWDALVIDGRSNYAKKERFPSACQVMVAKPDQILKQIIADDYTYFVLMTHNYNYDKALIKELCNINPKYIGMLGPRKKLERMLREFIDEGCPLTDSQIHALYSPVGIDLGAETSEEIALSVIAEIKAVHEDKKGTHLRSKPTPIHA, encoded by the coding sequence GTGAAAGAGATCAGGGACATTGTGGTAAATTTTGGCAAGTGGCAATCTCAAGAAAAAAAATGTGCATTAGCCACTGTCATCAGTGTGGAAGGATCTGCCTACCGCAGACCCGGCGCAAGGATGCTGATCTCAGAAGACGGAATGCTCTCAGGAGCCATAAGTGGCGGATGCCTGGAAGGTGATGCCATGAAAAAAGCGCTGCTTGTCATCAATAGTCAGCAACCTTCATTGGTCACCTACGACACTATGGATGAAGATGACGCCATCATCGGTGTTGGGCTGGGATGTAATGGAATCATCAAAATTCTGATAGAACCTATCAACCATTCTGATCCTGCAAATCCAATACAAATTTTACAAAATATCAGCCAGACAAGATTAGCAACAGTCGTGGTTACTTTATTTTCCAACAGCGAAAAATCTCAAACTACTTCAGGAACCAAATTGAGTATAGATGAGTCAGGAAAAATATTTACTCATGATATATCAGATCATCTGTTGCAAATTATAAAAAAGAATTGCCATAAAGTTTTGGAAAATAAGAGGAGTATTTGGTTGGATGTGGAGGGAAATGATCAAAAGAAAACCATATTCCTGGAATTTGTACCGCCTGCTATCCAGTTGATCATAGCTGGTGCCGGGAATGATGTACAGCCCGTAACAGACATGGCATCCATCATGGGTTGGGATGCTTTGGTGATAGATGGAAGATCCAATTATGCTAAAAAAGAGCGTTTTCCTTCAGCTTGTCAAGTGATGGTTGCCAAACCAGATCAAATATTAAAACAAATCATAGCAGATGATTACACCTACTTTGTTTTAATGACTCATAATTACAACTACGATAAAGCACTGATAAAAGAATTATGCAACATCAACCCAAAATATATAGGGATGTTAGGTCCTAGAAAAAAACTGGAAAGAATGCTCCGGGAATTCATTGATGAAGGCTGTCCCCTCACTGATAGCCAGATACATGCCCTTTACAGTCCGGTAGGTATAGATCTTGGGGCAGAAACATCAGAAGAAATTGCTCTATCTGTTATCGCTGAGATCAAAGCTGTGCATGAAGATAAAAAGGGTACCCACCTTCGCTCAAAGCCGACGCCAATTCATGCGTAA
- a CDS encoding xanthine dehydrogenase family protein molybdopterin-binding subunit, whose product MTLFKTTVGRRTFMKSSVMAGGGMMLGFSWLASCKSSTEELLKMPDEWFKINGYLKIGNNGVTTIMSPNPEIGQNVKTSMPMIVAEELDIDWKNVIVEQAPLDVSIFKRQIAGGSQAIRQSWEPLRMAGATARHMLKEAAAKAWNVPISQITTEAGVLHHKTSGKSAGYGEMASAAATIPVPKEVKLKDIKDFKIIGTPRKNVDAKKIVTGQPLFGLDYYKEGMMIAMIVHPPAFGLQLKSYDDTEVKSMPGIKDIFKIKVYNDDFTKGGLDTITFNDLVVIVGNTTWEVMNAKKKIKTEWEPIKTSKETKSMWGNTEDVVTPAGMESSEKQSEIMQSFVTTSKNTVRKDGNPEGAFKKAATILERSYTAPYLAHNTLEPMNFFAHVTDEKAALVGPIQTPEVMEKSVSARLGMPLEKIDIQLTRMGGGFGRRLYGHFLIEAAVISQKLKAPVKLIYTREDDMTCGIYRPAYYAMYRAALDENKKLTAFHVKCGGMQDSPLSANRFPAGSVDNYLAEEFIIPSNVSTGAFRAPGSNFIAGAEQSFIDELAETMGKDPIDLRLELLERAKINPVGKDNDYDADRYAGVLKMVKEKSEWGKKNPGIHRGIAAYFCHNSYVAQVLDIEMKDKKPVIKKVTAAVDCGIVVNPLAATNLCEGGIIDGIGHSMYSAITIKDGIAEQSNFNSYHLIRMNEAPESIDVHFVENQIDPTGLGEPLNPPVVGALANALYKATGKRYYNQPFAGEQKIIG is encoded by the coding sequence ATGACACTTTTCAAAACAACCGTTGGAAGAAGGACTTTTATGAAAAGTTCAGTGATGGCAGGTGGAGGTATGATGCTGGGATTTAGTTGGTTGGCATCGTGCAAATCATCCACCGAAGAATTACTGAAAATGCCGGATGAATGGTTTAAAATCAACGGATATCTTAAAATCGGGAATAACGGTGTGACAACCATCATGTCACCAAATCCTGAAATTGGCCAAAATGTTAAAACTTCTATGCCGATGATTGTGGCTGAAGAATTGGATATAGACTGGAAAAATGTCATCGTCGAACAGGCTCCATTGGATGTCAGTATATTTAAACGGCAGATTGCCGGTGGTAGTCAGGCTATACGTCAGAGCTGGGAACCTCTGAGAATGGCAGGTGCTACAGCCAGGCATATGCTCAAAGAAGCTGCAGCAAAAGCATGGAATGTCCCGATATCACAAATCACCACAGAAGCTGGTGTTTTACATCATAAAACCAGTGGAAAATCAGCAGGCTACGGCGAGATGGCATCAGCAGCAGCAACCATTCCTGTACCAAAAGAAGTAAAACTGAAAGATATCAAAGACTTTAAAATCATAGGTACACCCAGAAAAAATGTCGATGCAAAAAAGATAGTCACCGGTCAGCCATTGTTTGGTTTGGATTACTACAAAGAGGGTATGATGATAGCTATGATCGTTCATCCACCCGCTTTTGGACTTCAATTAAAATCATATGATGACACAGAAGTAAAGTCAATGCCCGGTATTAAAGATATATTTAAGATCAAAGTGTATAATGATGATTTTACTAAAGGTGGATTGGACACCATTACTTTTAATGATCTGGTGGTAATCGTAGGAAATACTACCTGGGAAGTGATGAATGCAAAAAAGAAAATCAAAACGGAATGGGAACCAATAAAAACAAGTAAAGAAACCAAATCCATGTGGGGAAATACTGAAGATGTGGTCACTCCTGCTGGTATGGAAAGTTCTGAAAAGCAATCAGAAATAATGCAATCTTTTGTAACCACATCAAAAAATACAGTCAGAAAAGATGGTAATCCTGAAGGCGCATTTAAGAAAGCAGCCACTATCCTCGAACGCAGCTACACAGCCCCATACCTGGCACACAATACCCTGGAGCCCATGAACTTTTTTGCACATGTCACTGATGAAAAAGCAGCGTTAGTAGGACCTATCCAAACCCCTGAAGTGATGGAAAAATCAGTATCTGCGAGATTGGGTATGCCACTTGAAAAGATTGATATTCAGCTGACCCGCATGGGAGGAGGCTTTGGAAGGAGATTGTATGGTCATTTTTTGATAGAAGCGGCAGTAATATCCCAAAAATTAAAAGCACCTGTCAAGTTGATATATACAAGAGAAGATGATATGACGTGCGGAATATACAGACCGGCCTATTATGCTATGTATCGGGCTGCACTGGACGAAAATAAAAAGCTGACCGCTTTTCATGTCAAATGCGGAGGTATGCAGGATAGCCCACTTTCTGCCAATCGATTTCCCGCCGGATCAGTGGATAATTATCTCGCAGAAGAATTTATAATTCCATCCAATGTCAGTACCGGTGCTTTCAGAGCTCCCGGATCCAACTTTATAGCCGGAGCCGAACAGTCATTTATAGACGAACTTGCCGAGACTATGGGAAAGGATCCTATTGATCTTAGGTTGGAGTTATTGGAAAGGGCAAAGATAAATCCTGTAGGTAAAGATAATGATTATGATGCAGACAGATATGCTGGTGTACTCAAAATGGTGAAGGAAAAATCCGAATGGGGCAAAAAAAACCCGGGCATTCATAGAGGTATTGCAGCCTATTTCTGCCATAATTCTTATGTAGCCCAGGTGCTGGATATAGAAATGAAAGACAAAAAACCCGTGATCAAAAAAGTCACCGCTGCCGTAGATTGCGGTATAGTAGTCAATCCACTTGCAGCTACCAACCTTTGTGAAGGTGGTATCATCGACGGAATAGGTCACAGCATGTATAGTGCTATCACCATCAAAGATGGAATTGCAGAGCAATCCAATTTCAACAGTTATCACCTGATCAGAATGAATGAAGCTCCCGAGAGCATCGATGTACATTTTGTTGAAAATCAAATAGACCCGACAGGACTTGGAGAACCACTGAATCCACCTGTCGTAGGAGCACTGGCAAATGCATTGTACAAAGCGACAGGTAAAAGATATTACAACCAACCATTTGCTGGAGAGCAAAAAATAATAGGATAA
- a CDS encoding (2Fe-2S)-binding protein, with product MAAYTLKINGQTHNLDIDPTTPLLWVLRDHLRLTGTKYGCGIALCGACTVHLDGEATRSCILPISVVGDKDITTIEGLSADASHPVQQAWLEHDVPQCGYCQAGQIMTAAAFLKDNPNPDDKDIDSALSGHLCRCGTYTRIKAAIKSAAKNM from the coding sequence ATGGCTGCATATACATTGAAAATCAACGGTCAGACACATAACTTAGATATCGACCCTACTACTCCCTTGCTTTGGGTACTTCGCGATCACCTTAGACTTACAGGCACAAAATATGGTTGTGGAATAGCCTTGTGCGGGGCCTGTACTGTGCATCTCGATGGTGAAGCTACAAGGTCATGTATTTTACCCATAAGTGTTGTTGGAGATAAAGACATTACAACTATCGAAGGTCTTTCAGCTGATGCCAGCCACCCTGTGCAGCAGGCCTGGCTGGAGCACGATGTACCTCAATGTGGCTACTGTCAGGCTGGCCAGATCATGACTGCTGCCGCTTTTCTGAAAGATAACCCCAATCCCGATGATAAAGACATAGACTCTGCCCTAAGTGGTCATCTGTGTCGATGCGGGACTTATACCAGAATAAAAGCTGCCATCAAATCAGCAGCCAAAAATATGTAA
- a CDS encoding O-methyltransferase, which produces MQDILEQLYSYAENQSKPSDDLLLKIERETHLKTLSPRMLSGHLQGHLLTLLSILKQPKTILEIGTFTGYSAVCLSKGLVENGKIISVEYDSENADLARSLIKGSLYEQKIDIITGDARQIIQALDHSFDMVFIDADKESYRQYYDMVLPKCNSGALIIADNVLWSGKVLDQEMDKKTRALHDFNDMVRQDVRVENFIIPFRDGLNMMIKK; this is translated from the coding sequence ATGCAGGATATTCTTGAACAACTATACAGTTATGCTGAAAATCAATCCAAACCTTCTGATGATTTGCTTCTGAAAATAGAAAGGGAGACGCATCTCAAAACGTTATCGCCTCGCATGCTTTCAGGCCATCTGCAGGGTCATTTGCTCACACTTTTGAGCATTCTGAAACAACCAAAAACAATTCTCGAAATTGGCACTTTTACTGGTTATTCAGCTGTCTGTCTGTCAAAGGGATTGGTTGAAAATGGTAAAATAATTTCCGTAGAATATGATTCTGAAAATGCTGATCTGGCCCGATCATTGATCAAAGGCTCGCTATATGAACAAAAAATAGATATCATCACTGGCGACGCCCGACAAATAATTCAGGCGCTCGACCATAGTTTTGACATGGTGTTTATAGATGCAGATAAAGAATCCTATAGACAGTATTATGATATGGTGTTACCCAAATGTAATTCAGGGGCACTTATTATAGCTGACAACGTGTTGTGGAGCGGAAAGGTACTCGATCAGGAAATGGATAAAAAGACCAGAGCTTTGCACGATTTTAATGATATGGTAAGACAGGATGTCAGAGTAGAAAATTTTATAATTCCATTCAGGGATGGTCTGAATATGATGATTAAAAAATGA
- a CDS encoding DMT family transporter: protein MNDASPRSAYLKIHIAVILFGFTAILGDLIHLPAISIVWWRVLITSISLFFLIRFGKTLKNLSAKQIKIYIIIGIIIGLHWICFYGSVKLSNASVCLICMSTTSLFTSVIEPFWARTKFNKLNLFMGFLVIPGMLLVVNNIDVQYMAGVWVGLASAFLAAVFSTLNKAYIKEADPYTISFIELSGAWMMITILLVVIHFAGFSTGELMPPTLSDWLYLILLALLCTTLAQVLTLQALKHLSAFALNLVVNLEPVYGILLAAFILKEHKELNLMFYIGATIIVLTVILYPLLNKKFNLKNH, encoded by the coding sequence ATGAATGATGCCTCCCCGAGATCAGCTTATTTAAAAATACATATCGCCGTAATTTTGTTTGGTTTTACAGCCATCTTGGGTGACCTCATACATTTGCCGGCGATATCTATAGTATGGTGGCGTGTACTCATCACTTCTATAAGTTTGTTTTTTCTCATAAGGTTTGGAAAAACTTTAAAAAATCTGAGCGCAAAACAGATAAAGATTTATATCATCATTGGCATCATCATAGGCCTGCATTGGATCTGTTTTTATGGTTCTGTAAAACTCTCAAATGCATCAGTCTGCCTTATATGTATGAGTACCACTTCGCTTTTTACATCTGTCATAGAGCCATTTTGGGCAAGAACAAAATTCAATAAATTGAATCTTTTTATGGGTTTCCTTGTCATTCCGGGCATGCTTCTGGTGGTCAATAACATTGATGTTCAATATATGGCAGGTGTTTGGGTAGGTCTTGCTTCTGCTTTTCTGGCGGCTGTTTTTTCCACATTAAACAAGGCTTATATCAAGGAAGCTGACCCTTATACCATTTCATTTATTGAATTATCAGGTGCATGGATGATGATCACTATTTTGCTGGTAGTTATCCATTTTGCAGGCTTTTCGACAGGGGAATTGATGCCACCGACACTTTCTGACTGGTTATATCTGATTTTGCTTGCTTTACTTTGTACAACTTTAGCTCAGGTACTTACATTACAGGCATTAAAACATTTAAGTGCATTTGCTTTAAATCTCGTAGTAAATCTTGAGCCAGTGTATGGTATTTTACTTGCTGCCTTCATTTTGAAAGAACATAAAGAGCTAAACCTTATGTTTTATATTGGTGCAACCATTATCGTTTTGACGGTGATTTTGTATCCTCTTTTAAATAAAAAATTCAATCTTAAAAATCATTGA
- a CDS encoding transposase: protein MLTNAEANYETQINQIEKTLNHILNKEIHSKDKKLHTLQKRLNKHQQYLLTFLKVMEVPPDNNFSEQAIRNVKVKLKVSGQFRSDQGASYYAVLRSVIDTAIKRNLNVLQVLANA from the coding sequence ATGCTTACAAATGCTGAAGCCAACTATGAAACACAAATCAACCAAATTGAAAAAACACTAAACCACATACTGAATAAAGAGATACATTCCAAAGATAAAAAACTACATACTTTACAAAAAAGACTAAACAAACACCAACAATATCTACTTACTTTTCTAAAAGTAATGGAAGTACCACCAGACAACAACTTTAGCGAACAAGCCATCAGAAACGTAAAGGTAAAACTCAAGGTTAGCGGTCAGTTTAGGTCAGACCAAGGTGCTTCATATTATGCAGTCCTAAGATCAGTTATTGATACTGCTATAAAAAGAAATCTAAACGTTCTCCAAGTATTAGCTAATGCTTAA
- a CDS encoding transposase: protein MVEVKEELRLTKEELRLTKEDNEKLKARIIELSHKKNSSNSSLPPSTDIQRTTKSLRQKSGKKTGGQTGHEGTTLEFHSEPEVIDHIDQTCPVCGTIYIDVPTLKERRQVLDIPPIAIQTYEHRVYERRCSCGACCVSSFPDHVKSPISYGRNIETLCGYFSARQYVSVSRIREMFADVFNLNISEGTIVNKIKSLAQRCMPQYEEIQKEVQQSSCVGTDETGGKVNGKLRWLWAWQTRLVTFIVVSSNRGFETIEKYFGEGFVNTILVHDCWKAHFIIGAKGRQICLSHILRELQYFIEKRNKWAYELTKLIWKALALKKNNAYKC, encoded by the coding sequence TTGGTCGAGGTAAAAGAAGAATTACGTCTTACCAAAGAAGAATTACGTCTTACCAAAGAAGATAACGAAAAATTAAAGGCAAGGATAATAGAATTGAGTCATAAAAAGAATAGCTCAAACAGTTCACTTCCTCCCTCAACGGATATACAAAGAACAACAAAAAGTCTCAGACAAAAAAGTGGCAAGAAAACAGGAGGCCAAACTGGTCACGAAGGAACTACATTAGAATTTCACTCTGAACCCGAGGTAATTGATCACATTGACCAGACGTGTCCAGTATGCGGAACAATTTATATCGATGTTCCAACATTGAAAGAAAGGCGACAAGTCTTAGACATACCGCCCATTGCCATACAAACATATGAGCATAGGGTGTACGAAAGACGTTGTAGTTGTGGAGCTTGTTGTGTCAGTTCTTTTCCTGACCATGTAAAGAGTCCGATAAGTTATGGTCGAAACATTGAGACATTATGTGGATACTTTTCAGCCAGACAGTATGTGAGCGTATCCAGAATACGAGAGATGTTTGCAGACGTATTCAATCTAAACATCAGCGAAGGAACAATTGTCAATAAAATAAAGTCTTTGGCACAAAGATGTATGCCACAGTATGAAGAAATACAAAAAGAGGTACAACAAAGTAGCTGTGTGGGAACAGATGAAACAGGAGGCAAGGTAAACGGTAAGTTGCGATGGTTGTGGGCATGGCAAACAAGATTAGTCACCTTTATAGTAGTTTCATCAAATAGAGGCTTTGAAACTATTGAGAAGTACTTTGGCGAAGGATTTGTTAATACTATATTGGTCCATGATTGCTGGAAGGCACACTTCATCATAGGGGCAAAAGGACGTCAGATATGCCTAAGCCATATACTTAGAGAATTACAATACTTTATTGAAAAGAGAAATAAATGGGCTTACGAGTTGACTAAATTAATATGGAAAGCCTTGGCTCTAAAAAAAAATAATGCTTACAAATGCTGA
- a CDS encoding ribose-phosphate pyrophosphokinase: MPDVKLFSGTNSRYLADRISGYYGYPLGDISVKTFSDGEMQVVINESVRGTYTFFIASTFGSADNIMELLLMIDSAKRASAGYITAVIPYFGYARQDRKDKPRVPISAKLVANILQASGVNRIMTMDLHAEQIQGFFDIPVDHLKSEAIFMPYLAKQDLSNVTFASPDVGGVKRARSYAKYFERDLVICDKERRVANEVAGITVIGDVQGKDVILVDDIIDTAGTLCKAADALIEKGAKSVKAMLTHPVLSGNAYENIQNSKITAIIVTDSIPLKQKSDKIQVLSCAKLFARAIRNTHEYKSIAALFVEKNGL, translated from the coding sequence ATGCCTGATGTCAAACTTTTTTCCGGGACCAATTCCCGGTATCTTGCCGATAGAATTTCTGGCTACTACGGATATCCTCTGGGGGATATTTCTGTCAAAACATTTTCTGACGGAGAGATGCAGGTAGTCATCAATGAATCCGTAAGAGGGACATACACTTTTTTTATTGCATCAACCTTTGGATCAGCTGATAACATCATGGAATTACTCCTTATGATAGATTCAGCCAAAAGGGCATCTGCAGGATATATAACTGCAGTAATTCCATATTTTGGTTATGCTCGTCAGGATAGAAAAGATAAGCCCAGAGTACCTATCTCTGCTAAGTTGGTTGCCAATATCTTACAGGCTTCAGGTGTGAATCGTATCATGACTATGGATTTGCACGCTGAGCAGATTCAGGGATTTTTTGACATTCCGGTTGATCACCTGAAAAGCGAAGCCATTTTTATGCCATATCTGGCAAAACAAGACCTGAGCAATGTGACTTTTGCATCGCCTGATGTAGGAGGTGTAAAAAGGGCAAGAAGTTATGCTAAATACTTCGAAAGAGACCTTGTCATCTGTGATAAAGAAAGAAGGGTAGCCAATGAAGTAGCAGGTATTACAGTCATCGGTGATGTCCAGGGTAAAGATGTCATTCTGGTAGATGATATCATCGATACTGCAGGTACCTTGTGTAAAGCTGCGGATGCATTGATTGAAAAGGGAGCAAAAAGTGTAAAGGCCATGCTGACGCATCCGGTTTTGTCAGGTAATGCATATGAAAACATACAAAACTCCAAAATTACAGCGATAATCGTAACTGATAGTATTCCGCTCAAACAAAAATCAGATAAAATTCAGGTACTCTCATGTGCCAAATTATTTGCAAGAGCGATAAGGAATACACATGAATATAAATCTATAGCCGCATTGTTTGTTGAAAAAAATGGATTATAA
- a CDS encoding 50S ribosomal protein L25 — MTTIEIKGTTRSDFGKKGSRIDRSNGLVPAVMYGGDDVVHFTVTPASVKNLVYTPDFKIAEIDLDGKHYKAILKSAQFHPVSDQLLHIDFLKLIEKTPIKVEVPLRFKGSSPGVKLGGKLIQQIRKIKIKTTPEFLVDELKADISKLDLGQALRVREVTVPKGVEILNNAATPVALIEIPRALKAAAAAEAKAADKGGKKKK; from the coding sequence ATGACAACCATTGAAATAAAAGGGACAACAAGATCAGATTTTGGCAAAAAAGGCTCCAGAATAGACAGATCTAATGGTTTGGTTCCAGCAGTAATGTATGGTGGAGATGATGTAGTACATTTCACTGTCACGCCAGCATCAGTAAAAAATTTGGTATATACTCCTGATTTTAAAATTGCTGAAATTGATTTGGATGGAAAGCATTACAAAGCCATCTTAAAATCTGCTCAGTTTCATCCGGTTTCTGACCAGTTATTACACATAGATTTTTTAAAACTTATCGAAAAGACACCTATAAAAGTGGAAGTTCCTTTACGTTTTAAAGGCAGCTCACCGGGAGTAAAATTGGGTGGTAAACTTATACAGCAAATCCGTAAAATCAAGATCAAAACGACTCCTGAGTTTTTGGTGGATGAGCTTAAAGCTGATATCTCAAAACTTGATTTGGGTCAGGCATTAAGAGTAAGAGAAGTTACTGTACCTAAGGGTGTGGAAATTTTAAATAACGCAGCTACTCCGGTAGCACTTATCGAGATACCTAGAGCACTTAAAGCTGCTGCTGCTGCTGAAGCGAAAGCTGCAGATAAAGGTGGTAAGAAGAAAAAATAA
- a CDS encoding GH92 family glycosyl hydrolase produces the protein MKFPVYVVLTIFFLSYSIIDAQKLPVDYVRPNLGSYHARWFFYTPACVPFGLAKLAPHTNAYGSIGSWLPCGYSDSHSSIEGFGHFHEFQIGGLVTMPTTGKLQTVPSTDEKPDEGYRSRFDKKDEQAEPGYYSVLLKDTGIKAELTATTRVGYHRYTFPKSDAAYIIFDIGHKQGESGDVIDSYIKWDGKNTIEGYIYTYPEYAKFCDPGQYVKMYFYGKLSKNAASSGSFVDSIITPGPSMSKGTHNGLYLKFKTLSKEVIEMQMGLSYTSIENAKNNLITETKGQTFNTVRASAKNKWNEKLARIKVTGKNENDKIKFYTGLYHVLLGRGLANDVNGQYALPGGNTGKLPLDKKGLPVRNHYNTDGMWGGCWNLGPLWALAYPDYFSDYMQSNIDFSDHSGWLHDGLAAGVYTNGVQTNFMGLMMASMYHSGIRDFDIQKGYEASRKTELVYEGRNLGNGKYDLEYFIKQGYIPNYEYKLSNGWIFTFGASHTLEYSFTSYAVGQFAKSLGKTDDYKKLTKMAEGYKLLYDPETKFMRPRDTTGAFIKDFNEMTAWVGFQEGNAYQYTWYAPHDVKGLIGLLGKDYFNKRLENMFTVSQKSGFGGGKEIHSFSGIEKMYNHGNQPCLFNSWLFNYSGQPWQTQKWTRAICNEFYGLEAIDGYGYGQDEDQGQMGAWFALTSMGLYDVQGHAASKPTFQIGSPLFDKIEIDLHPKYYGKNKVTIETINNSSSNIYVQSATLNGKTLDNSWFYRDELMKGGKLVLKMGDKPNTAWGVNIPPPSMSDEKE, from the coding sequence ATGAAGTTTCCTGTGTATGTAGTCCTGACAATCTTTTTTTTATCGTATTCAATTATTGATGCACAAAAACTACCTGTCGATTACGTCAGACCCAATTTAGGTTCTTATCATGCTCGATGGTTTTTTTATACTCCAGCTTGTGTGCCGTTTGGATTGGCCAAACTTGCTCCACATACCAATGCCTACGGTAGTATCGGGAGCTGGTTGCCATGTGGCTATAGTGACAGCCACTCTTCTATTGAGGGTTTTGGCCACTTTCATGAGTTTCAGATAGGAGGATTGGTGACCATGCCTACTACAGGAAAATTGCAAACTGTGCCGTCTACGGATGAGAAGCCTGATGAGGGATACAGGTCGAGATTTGATAAAAAAGATGAACAAGCAGAACCAGGTTACTATTCTGTCTTGCTCAAAGATACGGGCATCAAGGCAGAGCTCACAGCTACTACAAGAGTGGGATACCACAGATATACTTTTCCAAAATCCGATGCTGCATATATCATCTTTGATATAGGTCATAAGCAAGGTGAAAGTGGAGATGTGATTGATTCATATATCAAATGGGATGGAAAAAATACTATAGAGGGGTATATATACACCTATCCGGAATATGCTAAGTTTTGCGATCCCGGGCAGTATGTAAAAATGTACTTTTATGGAAAACTTAGTAAAAATGCTGCATCGTCAGGAAGTTTTGTTGACAGTATCATCACACCTGGTCCGAGCATGTCCAAAGGAACACATAATGGTTTGTATCTTAAGTTTAAAACCCTGAGCAAAGAAGTCATAGAAATGCAAATGGGACTGTCATATACCAGCATTGAAAATGCAAAAAATAATCTCATAACAGAAACAAAAGGTCAAACATTCAATACTGTAAGAGCTTCAGCCAAAAATAAGTGGAATGAAAAATTGGCAAGAATCAAAGTCACAGGTAAAAATGAAAATGACAAGATAAAATTCTATACAGGATTGTATCATGTGCTGCTGGGTAGAGGATTGGCCAATGATGTCAATGGTCAATACGCTCTTCCGGGAGGTAATACAGGAAAATTACCATTGGACAAAAAAGGACTTCCGGTAAGAAATCACTACAATACAGATGGTATGTGGGGCGGATGCTGGAATCTCGGCCCACTATGGGCGCTAGCTTATCCTGATTATTTTTCAGATTATATGCAATCCAATATAGATTTTTCTGATCACTCCGGCTGGTTGCACGACGGGCTGGCTGCGGGGGTTTATACCAATGGCGTACAGACCAATTTTATGGGATTGATGATGGCATCGATGTATCATAGTGGCATCCGTGATTTTGATATTCAAAAAGGCTATGAAGCATCAAGGAAAACGGAATTGGTGTATGAAGGCAGGAATCTGGGAAACGGAAAGTATGATCTTGAATATTTTATAAAACAAGGATATATCCCCAATTACGAGTACAAACTTTCTAATGGCTGGATATTTACATTTGGTGCATCACATACCCTGGAATATAGTTTTACATCTTACGCTGTAGGACAGTTTGCCAAATCACTTGGAAAAACAGATGACTATAAAAAGCTCACAAAGATGGCGGAAGGATATAAATTGTTGTATGACCCTGAGACTAAATTTATGAGGCCAAGAGACACGACCGGAGCCTTTATAAAAGACTTCAATGAAATGACAGCCTGGGTGGGATTTCAGGAAGGAAATGCCTATCAATATACTTGGTATGCACCACATGATGTCAAAGGTCTTATCGGTTTGCTGGGTAAGGATTACTTCAATAAAAGGCTGGAAAATATGTTTACAGTATCGCAGAAGTCGGGTTTTGGTGGCGGAAAGGAAATTCATAGTTTTTCCGGAATCGAAAAGATGTACAATCATGGTAATCAACCCTGTCTGTTCAACTCCTGGCTGTTTAATTATTCCGGCCAACCATGGCAAACGCAAAAATGGACCAGAGCTATCTGCAATGAATTTTATGGATTGGAAGCCATCGATGGTTACGGGTATGGCCAGGATGAAGATCAGGGACAGATGGGAGCATGGTTTGCACTTACTTCTATGGGGCTTTATGATGTACAGGGCCATGCAGCATCCAAGCCTACTTTCCAGATAGGAAGCCCACTCTTTGATAAGATAGAGATAGACCTGCATCCCAAATATTATGGTAAAAATAAAGTCACTATCGAAACCATCAATAACAGCTCATCCAATATATACGTGCAATCAGCCACACTGAATGGAAAAACACTGGACAATAGCTGGTTTTACAGAGATGAATTGATGAAGGGCGGAAAACTTGTATTAAAGATGGGTGACAAACCCAATACAGCGTGGGGCGTGAATATCCCACCACCATCTATGAGTGATGAAAAAGAATAA